One Companilactobacillus farciminis KCTC 3681 = DSM 20184 genomic window, CTTTCATAAAATATGAATCCTCCTTATTGTGAATTTATTAGCAATATAATATATCATATCATAGACTGAAAACGTTCTCAAATTTGACAATGAGAGGAGGACTTCCGTCGTCCGTGAAAATCCTGTGGCTGGCTGGAACATGGCTGACACGATTTTGAGCTTTTGCATGGCCCCAAAGACGCAAAATCTCAAAACTCGGTCTTTCACTAGGCAATAAATTGCCAAGAGAAATTTAGCCATTGAGCCGCCACAGGATTTTCACTCCCGACTAGATTCCAATTTCTATTTATATAGAATTAAACACATATTTCTTAAAGAACAACTCTACTTCTTTACGTAAATAAAACAAAAAGGACACCATTAGAATGCAGCAATATACCACAATTCTAATAATATCCTCTATTAATTTTCTGAAGTAATTTATATAAAGATAGAAACCACTATCTAGTCGGGAGTGAGGTCCTGGAAAATACTCAGTTGTTAAATTTTCCAGGGCCGAACGGACGACGGCAGCATCGCACGATTATTTCTTATAAACTCGAGGTAATCTTTCACTCAAGCAGCAGAGTATTTCGTAATTAATTGTACCAGCATATTTGGCGGCATCAGTTGCGGTAATTTCTTGATCGCCGTCTTTGCCTAAAATGGTTACTTTAGTTCCGACTGGCAATTCTTTTGGCAATCTGACCATGAATTGATCCATACAAATGCGACCGACATTTTGACAACGTTGGCCATTGATCAAAACGTCGCTGCCTTGCATTCTTCTCAACCAACCGTCAGCGTAACCGATTGGAACTGTTCCGATCCATTCGTCTTCTTTGGCAGTATAAGTTGCGCCATAACCGACACTTTGACCGGCTTTGATCTTTTTAACGAAGACTAACTCTGAATACAAACTAAGAGCTGGTTCTAACTTGTATGGCAATGAGGTGATATCAGTTTGGGATGGATTCAAGCCGTACAAGGCAATTCCATATCTAACCATATTGATGGCTAGATCTTTGTGCCACAAGGCTGTAGCTGAATTTGCACAGTGAACGTAAGTGAATTGCGTTGGTAGATCTGTCGACATTTCTTTGAAACGTTGGACTTGTTTTTCAAAATAATTTTCATCAGGACTGTCAGCCGTAGCAAAATGGGTAAATAATCCTTCTGGGATAAAGGCTTCTTGGTGCTCATTCAAGAAATTGCAAGCAGCAATTAGATCGTCTTTGGTTTGAAAACCGATTCGACCCATACCACTGTCGATTCCTAAATGAACTCGTAAATTAGTCGTTCTTATTTGTACAGCGACCTTTAGCCAGTCTAAATCACCCACAGTTACCGAAATATTGGCTTGTGCGGCGACTTTAGCGTATTCGACAGGAATTATACCTAGAACTAAAATAGGAGCTTCTACGCCACTATTACGGATTTCTAGAGCTTCGTCCAAAGTAGCAACGCACAATCCACTTGCACCGAATTCAATTTCACTTTTGGCGACTTTAACTAATCCGTGTCCATAGGCATTGGCTTTCACGACCGCAAACACTTTGGTACCCTTTGGTACTGAATTTAATTCATTTTGGAGATTTGTCTTTAACTTCCCCAAATCCACTTCAACATAAGCAGGACGATGAATTGATGGCAACATTATTTTTCTTCCTCCTCTAGAATAACTTCTGTTATTACTAGTTCGTCTGTATCTGAAATTGAAACATGAATATTACCTTTGAAGAGTTCTGTCTTAATAAATGGTTGACCAGATGGATGATTCAAAACGCTCAAATCATGAAAACCGATGCCTACTAACCCGGTTCCCATCGCTTTGGTGAAAGCTTCCTTTACAGAGAAACGACCTGTTAAATAAGTCATCTTAGCTTTTTCGGTATTGAGAGAATTGAAAACTTCAATTTCATCAGCATTTAAAATCTTTTCCAAAAATCTGGGATGACGACCATAAATCTGCTTAACTCGACTAATTTCGGCAATATCGATACCTAATCCTTTGATCATACGTAACCTTCCTTCCATTTTTTCAAGAACAGCTAAATTATTTCATGAAAATAATTTTTTTGCAGTTCAAATCAACAAAAAAGTGCGACAAATTACTGACTCATGTAGCCTAAGCCTAAATCATAGCATTATTAACTTACTTTACAAGTCCCAGTAGTTATCTACAAATCCCTTAGGCCTATTTTACTGTACAAAAAAAGACAAAGTAAAATAATTTACCTTGTCTCAATTTATTTATTTAATTATTTTTCTAGATTAGTTCTGATCTTGAATGACTTCTTGCTGCGACCATGACGTTTGTTGTCATTTTCACGGCGTTTGCCACCCTTCTTATCATCACGACGGTCATTGTTGCGACGACGACGGTGATCATTGTTGCCACCACGGTGACCGTTATATCTACCGCGACGACCATGGCCAGAACGACTGTGACTAACTTTTCTTGATGGAAGTGGTCTTTCAGGAGCAATCTTAACAGGAACTGTTTCAGCATCCTTAATTGATTCACTCAAGAAAATACGAGCAATGTCTTCTGGTGAATATTCAGCAAGTAATTCTTGAACAGCTGAATCGAAACGATCAAGGTGCTTGTCATGTTCCAAAGTATCCTTGATATCTTGCTTAACTGATTCAAGTTGTCCCTTAAGAACTTCTTTGTCAGTAGGTGGAGCAAGTGGTTCCATACGTTTCTTAGTCAAGTTTTCGATTGTACGTAAGTAACCCATTTCGTTAGGTGTAACAAAAGTTACTGACACACCAGAATGTCCGGCACGTCCTGTACGTCCAATACGGTGAACATAACTATCAGGATCTTGAGGAATATCGTAGTTGTAAACGTGTGATACACCTGAAATATCCAAACCTCTAGCAGCCACATCAGTAGCAACTAAGAAGTCTAACTTACCAGCCTTGAACTTACGCAATACGCTAGTACGTTTGTCTTGTGACAAATCACCGTGGATACCTTCAGCGTTGTAACCACGAGCTTGCAAGCCACGAGTTAATTCATCAACACGTCTCTTAGTACGACCAAAGATCAAAGCCAATTCTGGAGCTTGAACGTCGAATAAACGAGTCATCAAGTCAAATTTTTCATAATCTCTAGCTTTAACGAAGTATTGTTCAATCTTATCAGCAGTCAATTCTTTTGACTTGATCTTAACTACTTCTGGTTCGTTCATAAACTTATCAGCAATCTTCATGATAGGTTTTGGCATTGTAGCTGAGAATAATAATGTTTGATGCTTGTTAGGAACGTTTGAAAGGATACTTTCGATATCTTCAACGAATCCCATATCTAACATTTCATCAGCTTCATCAAGAACGACTGTCTTGACGTTGTGCAACTTCAAAGTGTGACGGTTGATATGATCGAGCATTCTACCCGGTGTACCGACAACAATTTGAGGGTGATTCTTTAGTGCACGGATTTGACGTCTGATATCAGAACCACCGTAAACACTTTGAACCTTAACTTTCTTTTCCTTACCCAAACGATACAATTCTTCTTGTGTTTGGATAGCTAATTCTCTAGTTGGTGAGATAATCAATGCTTGAATATCGCTAGATTGAGTATCAACGGCATTTAGCAATGGTAAGCCAAAGGCTGCCGTCTTACCTGTACCAGTTTGAGCTTGACCGATAACGTCAGCGCCAGTCATAACTAGTGGAATAGTTTGAGCTTGAATAGGTGTAGTTTCTTCAAAACCGGCTTCGTCTACGGCACTCAATAATCTGGGATCTAAATCTAATTCTTTAAATTTCACAAATGTCCTCCATTTTTTAAAACACGATAAATAACAATTTGACTACTTTACCACGTTTTTTACACAAACTCAAATGACAACTCCTACATTAAATCATGTAAAACGTTTTCTAAGTGAATTCCATGACTAGCCTTTAACAAGACAGTGTCATTTGGTGTCATTTCTTTTTGCAAATCTTTCGTCAAATCGGCCAATTGATCTTGGCTATACCAAAGTAAATTATCAGTTGAATATTTGGCGCTTAATTTATCACGCAAATATTTCATTTCTGGACCGACTAAATAAACTTTTTCAAAATCCTTGGGATCGATATGATCAGCCAATGATTCGTGCAAACTTCTGGCAGCATCACCTAGTTCTAGCATGTCGCCCAAAACAATCAATTTACGACCTGTAGGGATTTCTTTTAAGCTGTGCAAAACTTCAATTGCGGCGGTTGGATTTGAGTTATACACATCGCTCAAAATATCGGCACCATTTTTAGCTTTGAGCCATTCAGTCCGATTCTCTGTCACGAATAAATCTTTCAAAGCTTCTTGCATAGCCTTTGGTCTGATGTGAGAAGCACGTCCCACTAACAAGGCTGCCAACGCATTATTGACGTTGTATTCACCCATCATTGGGATTTCAAACTCTAAATCAGGCCATTCGTTAGTAACAAATTTCGTCGTTGTTTTGCCAGGAATAATCTTAGTAGCGTACAAATTGTTAGTATCATGACTACCAAAAGTCAATTGTCTCTGTTCGACTTCTTTTGCTCGTTCTAATAGTAATGGTTCATCCCCGTTATAAACAAAGGTTCCGTCTTCTTGTAGATGATTTGTAATTTCCATCTTAGCATCAGCGATTTTGTCACGTGTGCCGAAGAATTCAATGTGAGCTTCCCCAATCATTGTGATAACGGAAATATCTGGATTGGCAATACTGCTCAAGTGATTGATTTGACCAGGACGATCCATGCCCATTTCTACCACTAATACTTCCGTGTTGATCGGCATATTTAAGATCGTAAAAGGAACTCCAATTTCGTTGTTAAAGTTTTGTGGTGTCTTGGCTACATTGTTGCTAGTACTCAAAACTTTGGCAATCATATCTTTAGTGGTCGTTTTACCATTGCTACCAGTGACTGCGATAACTTTTGGATTAACTTTGTTCAAATAATACTTAGCTAATGTCTCAAAGGCTTCTGAAACATTTTCAACTACCACATAAGAAATATCGTCATTTGGAATCTCATGGTCGCTTTGCCAAATAGTCGCACTAACTCCATTTTCAATGGCACTATTAATAAACTCATGTCCATCACGTTGACCTTGCAATGGAAAGAATAAATCACCTTTTTTAGCTTTTCGGCTGTCGAAGCAAACTCCTGTGATTTCAACATCTTTGATGTCGTCAGCTTCTATTTTTAATGCGGAGTAAACTTCTTTTAACTTCATCTTCATGAATAGACTTCCCCAATTTTAAAAAAATAATTTTATATGATTCTACTAAAAAGAGTATACTAGGATACTTAGAAAGGATTTGATGTATATGTCATCTAATACGAATGATTCTGAGCAGCCGAACAACTATTGGAAGAAAAATCTAATCGTTCTCTGGTTCAGTACCTTTGTATCAGGTATTGGCTTTAGTATGATAACACCCTTTATGCCATTATACATTAACCAGTTAGGTAATTTCACAAAAAGTCAGCTCGTTATCTGGAATGGTATCGCCTTTTCATCGACATTTCTTGTCATGGCGATCATCTCCCCTATCTGGGGCAAGATAGCTGATAGAAAAGGTCGCAAGTTGATGTTGATTCGCGCATCGCTTGGTATGGCCATTGTTATTTTCCTACAGGCCTTCGTAACTGCCCCTTGGCAATTAGTTGTCTTAAGACTCCTACAAGGTGTCTTTTCTGGATTCGTTAGTAATTCCAATACTTTGATTGCCTCCACAGCTCCTAGATCTGAAAGTGGAAAAGCCTTAGGGACTTTAAATACTGGAGTTATCTCTGGTACTTTGTTAGGTCCATTGGTCGGTGGTGTTATTGCTCAATACTTCGGTTATCGAATTCCCTTTATGATAACCGGTTCATTGCTATTCATAGCATTTATTTTAGTCACTATCTTTATTAAGGAAGATTTCAAACCAATTTCTAAAGAAGATGAAGAATCAACTAAAGAAATTTTCCACAAGTTGAAAAATCCCAATTTGATTTTGGCAATGTTCGTCACTACGATGATTATCCAAACTTCAAATAACTCGATCAATCCCATCATCAGTTTGTACGTCAAACAATTGATGCACGACTCTAGTCAAGTTACCTTAGTAGCCGGAGTCGTAGCGGCAATGCCGGGGATTGCTAATATCATCGCTGCTCCTAGATTTGGTGCTTTAGGTGATAAGATCGGTACTGGTAAGATTTTGATCGGTGGTTTGATTTTTGCCGTCTTAGTCTACATCCCACAAGCGTTTGTAACTAACGTCTGGCAACTAGCAATCTTACGATTCTTAGTCGGTATCTCCGATGCTTGTCTAGTTCCACAAGTTCAAACGATTTTAGCCAAATACACTGATACCAAATACACCGGAAGAGTCTTCGGTTACAACCAGTCTTTCCAATCAGTCGGTAACGTCTGTGGACCACTACTTGGTTCATCGATTTCCAGTGTTCTTAGTTATTCAGCTGTATTCTTGAGTACTAGTTTTTTGGCCTTGATCAACTTTGGTTGGGTCTTTACCCATTTGAAATCACGAAAAAAGAATATAAACGCAAAAAAATAAGCCATCCGTCTTGGATGACTTTTTTTTACTTGTTTTGCAAGCCATATTTCTTGTTGAAACGATCGATACGTCCATCTGCTTGAGCAAACTTTTGTTTACCAGTATAGAAAGGATGTGAATCTGATGAGATTTCAACACGAATTAATGGGTATTCTGTACCTTCATAGTCAGTTGTTTCTTTTGAGTTCATTGTTGAACCAGCTAAGAACTTCTTACCTGTTGATGAATCCATAAATACAACTTGGCGGTACTCTGGATGAATTCCTTGTTTCATTCTATGTCGCTCCTTTGCCATAAATCTTTTACAGAAATATAGATTAAATTACTAACAGTGTCTAATAATATCATGAGTTAGCTAATTATTCAACACAATTCTAGTGATGCAATTTGACTTTTACACTAGAAACTGCATCTATCAGATCTTGGTCGTGGTCAATCAAAAGCATAGTCGGACGCTGTTTTTGAATGGCCTCGATAATTTGTTGACGGGTAATCACGTCCAAATAATTCAACGGCTCATCCCAAAAATAAAGATTAGCACTTTCAGACAAACTCAAAGCTAAAGCGACTTTACGACGTTGGCCTTGGCTCATTTTTTCCACAGGTTGATCAAAGAGATAACGTTCAAAGCCTAATTTGCGTAGATTGGAGAAAACCAATTCGGGGCTGATTTGTTTACGTTCTGCTAGCTGTCTGATTGTTCCCTCTAATTCGTTATCCTGTCGCAAATAAGAGATTTTTAAGTTATTTGCCATTCGAATACTGCCTTCCTGTGTAAAAGGCTGTGATAAACCGAGAATTTGTCTAAAAATTGTCGTCTTGCCAATACCGTTTGGACCAACAAGCGCTACAACATGATTACGTTTGACTTCAAAACTTACTTCTGGTGTCACAATATCATTATGTCTTAAGGTCAGATTTTCTACTTGTACAAATAAATCAGGATGGTTCTTTTTTTCGTAATTTAATTGTATAGGCGCTTCGACTTCGATGTTTTTCAACAAAGTCTTCTTCTCGTCGATTGCCGAATTAACTCGATTCTCAGCAGTCTTGGCTTTTTTCATCATCTTAGCGGCCTTAGTTCCGATGAACCCTTTATCGAGATGAACCTTTTCATGATACTGTTTGCGATTCTTATGTGCTTCCGTTTGTCGCGACCAGTTTTCACGTTTAACGGCAGTCTCGTGTAAACGACTAATATCCTTTTGTAATTGCTCTTTTTCAGCTGCTTCCGTTTGATTTTGTAATTCCCACTGTGTTTGCCACGTATCAAAATTACCCTTGTATACCGAGACATCACTACGATTGATAGAGATAACGTGATCAATCACTTGATTTAAGAAACTCTTGTCGTGTGAAATAACGATGAAACCTTTTTTACTCTTTAAATACTCAGCAACTATTTGACGACCTTCTATATCCAAATGATTAGTTGGTTCATCAATCAATTGAAATCCTGACTCATCAATGAACAAAATTGCCAACAAGACTTTAGTCCTTTCTCCAGGACTCAAAGTAGAAAACTGTTGCTGAAGAACATTTTGGTCGACTTTTAATTTATCTAATTCAACTTCTATTTTCCAAAGGTCAT contains:
- the alr gene encoding alanine racemase — translated: MLPSIHRPAYVEVDLGKLKTNLQNELNSVPKGTKVFAVVKANAYGHGLVKVAKSEIEFGASGLCVATLDEALEIRNSGVEAPILVLGIIPVEYAKVAAQANISVTVGDLDWLKVAVQIRTTNLRVHLGIDSGMGRIGFQTKDDLIAACNFLNEHQEAFIPEGLFTHFATADSPDENYFEKQVQRFKEMSTDLPTQFTYVHCANSATALWHKDLAINMVRYGIALYGLNPSQTDITSLPYKLEPALSLYSELVFVKKIKAGQSVGYGATYTAKEDEWIGTVPIGYADGWLRRMQGSDVLINGQRCQNVGRICMDQFMVRLPKELPVGTKVTILGKDGDQEITATDAAKYAGTINYEILCCLSERLPRVYKK
- the acpS gene encoding holo-ACP synthase; this encodes MIKGLGIDIAEISRVKQIYGRHPRFLEKILNADEIEVFNSLNTEKAKMTYLTGRFSVKEAFTKAMGTGLVGIGFHDLSVLNHPSGQPFIKTELFKGNIHVSISDTDELVITEVILEEEEK
- a CDS encoding DEAD/DEAH box helicase, which codes for MKFKELDLDPRLLSAVDEAGFEETTPIQAQTIPLVMTGADVIGQAQTGTGKTAAFGLPLLNAVDTQSSDIQALIISPTRELAIQTQEELYRLGKEKKVKVQSVYGGSDIRRQIRALKNHPQIVVGTPGRMLDHINRHTLKLHNVKTVVLDEADEMLDMGFVEDIESILSNVPNKHQTLLFSATMPKPIMKIADKFMNEPEVVKIKSKELTADKIEQYFVKARDYEKFDLMTRLFDVQAPELALIFGRTKRRVDELTRGLQARGYNAEGIHGDLSQDKRTSVLRKFKAGKLDFLVATDVAARGLDISGVSHVYNYDIPQDPDSYVHRIGRTGRAGHSGVSVTFVTPNEMGYLRTIENLTKKRMEPLAPPTDKEVLKGQLESVKQDIKDTLEHDKHLDRFDSAVQELLAEYSPEDIARIFLSESIKDAETVPVKIAPERPLPSRKVSHSRSGHGRRGRYNGHRGGNNDHRRRRNNDRRDDKKGGKRRENDNKRHGRSKKSFKIRTNLEK
- a CDS encoding UDP-N-acetylmuramoyl-tripeptide--D-alanyl-D-alanine ligase; the protein is MKMKLKEVYSALKIEADDIKDVEITGVCFDSRKAKKGDLFFPLQGQRDGHEFINSAIENGVSATIWQSDHEIPNDDISYVVVENVSEAFETLAKYYLNKVNPKVIAVTGSNGKTTTKDMIAKVLSTSNNVAKTPQNFNNEIGVPFTILNMPINTEVLVVEMGMDRPGQINHLSSIANPDISVITMIGEAHIEFFGTRDKIADAKMEITNHLQEDGTFVYNGDEPLLLERAKEVEQRQLTFGSHDTNNLYATKIIPGKTTTKFVTNEWPDLEFEIPMMGEYNVNNALAALLVGRASHIRPKAMQEALKDLFVTENRTEWLKAKNGADILSDVYNSNPTAAIEVLHSLKEIPTGRKLIVLGDMLELGDAARSLHESLADHIDPKDFEKVYLVGPEMKYLRDKLSAKYSTDNLLWYSQDQLADLTKDLQKEMTPNDTVLLKASHGIHLENVLHDLM
- a CDS encoding multidrug efflux MFS transporter, which gives rise to MSSNTNDSEQPNNYWKKNLIVLWFSTFVSGIGFSMITPFMPLYINQLGNFTKSQLVIWNGIAFSSTFLVMAIISPIWGKIADRKGRKLMLIRASLGMAIVIFLQAFVTAPWQLVVLRLLQGVFSGFVSNSNTLIASTAPRSESGKALGTLNTGVISGTLLGPLVGGVIAQYFGYRIPFMITGSLLFIAFILVTIFIKEDFKPISKEDEESTKEIFHKLKNPNLILAMFVTTMIIQTSNNSINPIISLYVKQLMHDSSQVTLVAGVVAAMPGIANIIAAPRFGALGDKIGTGKILIGGLIFAVLVYIPQAFVTNVWQLAILRFLVGISDACLVPQVQTILAKYTDTKYTGRVFGYNQSFQSVGNVCGPLLGSSISSVLSYSAVFLSTSFLALINFGWVFTHLKSRKKNINAKK
- a CDS encoding type B 50S ribosomal protein L31, with amino-acid sequence MKQGIHPEYRQVVFMDSSTGKKFLAGSTMNSKETTDYEGTEYPLIRVEISSDSHPFYTGKQKFAQADGRIDRFNKKYGLQNK
- the abc-f gene encoding ribosomal protection-like ABC-F family protein, whose product is MGTIQIENVSFKYDQMMDNLFDSLNLKIDESWKLGLIGRNGRGKTTLLKMLLGQLKYSGQIVSNLNFYYYPQTVVNKDLLTVDVVKEITQLEDYDLWKIEVELDKLKVDQNVLQQQFSTLSPGERTKVLLAILFIDESGFQLIDEPTNHLDIEGRQIVAEYLKSKKGFIVISHDKSFLNQVIDHVISINRSDVSVYKGNFDTWQTQWELQNQTEAAEKEQLQKDISRLHETAVKRENWSRQTEAHKNRKQYHEKVHLDKGFIGTKAAKMMKKAKTAENRVNSAIDEKKTLLKNIEVEAPIQLNYEKKNHPDLFVQVENLTLRHNDIVTPEVSFEVKRNHVVALVGPNGIGKTTIFRQILGLSQPFTQEGSIRMANNLKISYLRQDNELEGTIRQLAERKQISPELVFSNLRKLGFERYLFDQPVEKMSQGQRRKVALALSLSESANLYFWDEPLNYLDVITRQQIIEAIQKQRPTMLLIDHDQDLIDAVSSVKVKLHH